The genomic interval GGGTAGTATTGAGGCTAAAGTAGAATAATAATTCTGCAAACACAGCAAAGCCCAGGTCTTTGCCCACAAACTCATCAAAATACTTGATCATCGTCTGGGTAAGCAGAATAAATACTACTACAAAAAATGTTAGGAAGAAAGGTCCGACAAAGGACTTTAGAATGAGTTTATCTATTTTTTTCATGCAAATTCAACGGCTTAGCCACCAACAGTTTCTCTCAAATTCGATACCAGGTGTGTCCACAGTTCTTTGAGATCATCTTCATTATCGGTTTCTGAGTAATCAGTTATCTTTAAAAACGAAGATTGGGTAAGTTCGTTCATATCCAGCTTAAATTCTATATAGGCAGGATCATTTGAGTTTAAGTCGCCGTCGGGCAGAAATTCAAATTTCACATAGCGGTTTAAACGCTGGGCAGTCAAACGGGCATAATGTGGTTTATTATCCCATATAAAATTAAACACTTTGTTCTCATCAATATTTACCTTATCAGCAAACCATTGGGCAAGTCCGGCAGGGTTGGTCATATAGGGGAAAAGCATTTTATTAGATGCCCGTATTTCAAACTCTGCCGTGTATTTGTATTTACCCATCTTACCGGTATTTATTGAACTGAAATGTATTCTTTTTTTTCAATCCAAGCAACAGATGCAAATATTTAAAAATATTTGTAGAAAAAAATAATATACCTACCTTTGTGGACTCTTTATAAAAGCCCTGCAAACAGGCTAAATTGGCGAGGTAGCTCAGGTGGTTAGAGCGCAGGATTCATAACCCTGAGGTCGGGGGTTCAATTCCCCCCCTCGCTACTTAATGATATTTACAAACCCCTGTAAACTAACCACTTACAGGAGCTTATCATTTCTTAGGTAACAATAGGATAACATTTTTCACTCTATTCATTTACTTGCATTGATGATTGCATATAAATTACATACCCTGTAATCTTCACTTTCATTTGGCCCTCTCCTTGAGGAATATCCATTGGTACCCCTTGAGTTTGAGTTCTTGTATATTCATATGGATTAATTACCTGCTCTTTGCCTGTTATAACAATAGCATTCCCACCATTAGAACAGGCGCAATTCCTTAATCGTTTGAAAGCACTATATGACCCATCCAGTTTAGTGACAGCGCCTTTATAAGATGTGCCATAACATTTACCAATTATTACAAATTTCCTATCTGTTGGAAACTGATGAATTATTTTTATAGCCTCTAATGGAGTGATATTATTAATTCGGGCTGTAGCAATTGGGGATGTATCACTTTGGGCAGTTATATGTTTTTGAAACTTGTACCCCCACAACTTGAGAAAAGCACTATTGTTACTACAAGTAAAATATTGTTTTTAGTTAATAAATTTGATCGCATATTCAACTTTAAAGATAAACAAACTTATATATGCAACTATTAGATGAAGTAAATTTGAGCTTGATGTAATGTTCTTAATATTAAATATCATTCTTAAAAACCACCTTATTCACCCATACTAAGTAAGAGTACACAATTAAGTATAAGATTTTGGCAAATTGTATCTTTGCTTATGCGTTATATCAAGAAGATTACAGACAAGCAAAAACAAGACTTAGAGAAGATTCATAAAGATAGTAAAAGTTATCAGGAACGTAACCGTTGCCAATGTATACTGTTATCCAATCAAGGCTATCAAGTACAGAAGTTAGCAAGCATTTTTCAAGTAAGTCAGTTAAGTATTTATAAGTGGTTTGATCGCTTTGAGAAAACAGGTGTGGTAGGGTTAAAGAACCAAAAAGGGAAAGGCAGAAAACCCATCCTTACTACCAGTAATGCTACCCATGTTGAAGTAGTGGAAAATAGCATAGAGAAAGAAAAACAACAACTTAAATTAGCTAAGCGAGAGATAGAAGCTAAATTAGGCACGGCTATGAGTGAGATGACCTTGAAGCGGTTTTTAAAAAAATTGACTACCGATGGAAACGTTTCCGTAAATGGATAAAGCCATTGCAAAACAAAGAAGCATATGAGCAGAAAGTCAAGCGATTACATGCTTTGCTTTATTTGGCACAGACAGGCAGTATAGATTTATATTTTGGAGACGAATCAGGGTTTTGCCTTACCCCTTGTGTACCTTATGGATGGATCAAAAAAGGCGAACACGCCCCTATTTTATCCCAAAGAAGTACAAGGATAAATGTATTTGGCTTGTTAAGTACAAATAATGAGTTGCTTACTTATCAGAAAAGTGGGAGTCTAAACGCTGACTTTATCATTGAATGTGTAGAGGCCTTCTCAACATCTATTTCCAAGTTTACTGTCATAGTCTTAGACAACGCCTCCTGGCATACATGTGGCCTATGGGAAGTCAAAAAAGAAGAATGGGAACAGAAAGGATTATACATCTTTTTGCTGCCTAAGTATAGTCCTCATCTTAACAGGATCGAACGATTTTGGAAGCAGGTGAAATATCATTGGCTCAAAGCCGAAGACTATCTGTCTGTAGAAGCGCTTAAGGAGGCACTTTATACCATCTTTTCAGGATTGGGTACTTACTTTAAACTTGATTTTAAAAAACTTGAAGTAGATGAAAATATTATACTTAATTGTGTTTAATTACTTATCATAGTTATACTATCCATTACAGAAATCAGACTTTTAACTATATGGGAAATAGCGTAGTATGTAAGCGACAATGGTACGTACTGCAATAGCAGGCCAGAAGGAGATTGCCAGATAAATCTTTAGTGGATGGGTAATTACTAGGCAGAAGTGTGGTTTAATCCGGATGCCAACGAGATACAGGATGTAGTAAATAAAGAAACGTTCAATAATTGATCTATTATAATTTAATATCTTTCAAAGTTTCATGAAGATACTTTATCGAGTGAACCTCAATTACTCCTGAATTTTCTACATGTCAACAGCCTAATAAATACCGATTGACAAAGCTCACTCTATACTCCCAACAGGAAATCCATAAAATTTTATCTATAATTACATATACTTAATGCAAAGGAACTATTAAATATGTTAAATCATATTATAAATTGTGAGTAGGTTAGTTATTGAAAACATCATAGGTTATGAGGTTTAAATTTATAGTTTTTAGTATTGTACTTTTTTACATACTATTGATAGGTACTTACGCTCAGGTAGCCTCTGAAACAGATGAGCCCATTCAAACTGGCCCCTATCCTCTGACTATTCCTCATAAGTTTGGTCCAGGATTTAAAATTCCTGAAAATAACCCTTTGACATATGAAGGCATTGCCTTAGGCAGAATGCTTTTTTATGAAAAAAAACTATCCAGAGATAACTCTATCTCATGTGGGACCTGCCATCAGCAAAGGCTTGCATTTACGGATGGGAAAGCTTTTTCCCACGGCGTTCACGGCAAACAGGGACGAAGAAGTTCAATGTCGCTGGCTAACCTGCTATGGAAATTTAAATTTTTCTGGGATGGAAGGGTATCTACTCTGGAAGAGCAGGCATTAATCCCTATTCAGGATACGCTGGAAATGAACCTGCCGCTTGATGAGGCTGTAGCTAAACTGCAAAATACGGCTGAATACCCGGCTCAATTCAAAATGGTATTTGGAACCGACCAGATTACTGCTGAAAATATAGCCAAAGCATTGGCTCAGTTTGAACGAATTCTTATCTCTTCCGATTCCAGATATGATAAATTTTTGCGGGGTGAACTTGAATTGACAGAGCAAGAAAAACTGGGAATGAATTTATTTATGACCCATCCCGAGCCTGCTAATAAATTAAGAGGCGCTAATTGTGGAGATTGTCATGGAACCTATAAAACTTCCATGCATGGCATACATAATAATGGACTGGATATAGAACCGAAAGACAAAGGCAGAGAGTTAGTAACGGGTAAAGAAACAGATCGGGGCAAGTTTAGGGCTCCTTCTCTACGCAATATCGCTTTAACAGCTCCTTATATGCATGATGGCCGCTTTAAAACCCTGGAAGAAGTACTAGATCATTATAATGAACATATTCAATCCAGTGCAACTCTGGACCCACTTATTATAGAGGCCACCAATCAGGTAGGAGGCGCCACCCTCTTATTAGAACCAGAGGAGAAAAAGGCCGTGCTTGCTTTTCTTTATACCCTCACAGATTCTACTTTTATAACCGATAAGCGGTTTTCTGATCCCTATTTGAAAGAGGTTTCTGCAAACAATAAAAAGAAAAAAAAGTAAAACAAATAGAATATTATTTTTGTGTCTACGTTCGCTCTAAAGTATCGTTTTTCTACTCATTCATCTTATTTTCTACTATATTATAAGCTATTCAGATTATAAAAAATAACTTCCTAAAATTTAGAAATCTTTTAAAATATTTCTAACCGGGCAACTGCAACTCTTTCTCCAGATCTGTTTTTATTGCTTACTTTTAACGCTGATAATGGTATATTAGCAAAAGCTAACCGGCTGATATTCATTGATAATTTATATTTATTATTCAATTCAGAAAGCAAATTTGCAAATTATTGCTTCAGTGTCTTCTTATTGTTATATTTTCCCGCATCTAAAAAATACGCAATTTTAGGTATTTTATTATAACATTTCAGATCGTATCTTTCCCCGAATTTAGTTCTACTACCACCAAAACTTTATGTTTTTTATGTTACGTTTTTACCAAAAGAAACAAACAAAGGAGGTACTCAGAAGTATCTGCCTTTTCTCTTATAACAAAGC from Rhodocytophaga rosea carries:
- a CDS encoding START-like domain-containing protein produces the protein MGKYKYTAEFEIRASNKMLFPYMTNPAGLAQWFADKVNIDENKVFNFIWDNKPHYARLTAQRLNRYVKFEFLPDGDLNSNDPAYIEFKLDMNELTQSSFLKITDYSETDNEDDLKELWTHLVSNLRETVGG
- a CDS encoding helix-turn-helix domain-containing protein — its product is MRYIKKITDKQKQDLEKIHKDSKSYQERNRCQCILLSNQGYQVQKLASIFQVSQLSIYKWFDRFEKTGVVGLKNQKGKGRKPILTTSNATHVEVVENSIEKEKQQLKLAKREIEAKLGTAMSEMTLKRFLKKLTTDGNVSVNG
- a CDS encoding IS630 family transposase, which produces MQNKEAYEQKVKRLHALLYLAQTGSIDLYFGDESGFCLTPCVPYGWIKKGEHAPILSQRSTRINVFGLLSTNNELLTYQKSGSLNADFIIECVEAFSTSISKFTVIVLDNASWHTCGLWEVKKEEWEQKGLYIFLLPKYSPHLNRIERFWKQVKYHWLKAEDYLSVEALKEALYTIFSGLGTYFKLDFKKLEVDENIILNCV
- a CDS encoding cytochrome-c peroxidase — translated: MRFKFIVFSIVLFYILLIGTYAQVASETDEPIQTGPYPLTIPHKFGPGFKIPENNPLTYEGIALGRMLFYEKKLSRDNSISCGTCHQQRLAFTDGKAFSHGVHGKQGRRSSMSLANLLWKFKFFWDGRVSTLEEQALIPIQDTLEMNLPLDEAVAKLQNTAEYPAQFKMVFGTDQITAENIAKALAQFERILISSDSRYDKFLRGELELTEQEKLGMNLFMTHPEPANKLRGANCGDCHGTYKTSMHGIHNNGLDIEPKDKGRELVTGKETDRGKFRAPSLRNIALTAPYMHDGRFKTLEEVLDHYNEHIQSSATLDPLIIEATNQVGGATLLLEPEEKKAVLAFLYTLTDSTFITDKRFSDPYLKEVSANNKKKKK